The sequence below is a genomic window from Acetivibrio clariflavus DSM 19732.
TAGTTTTAATATCTTCCTTTAAAACATCAATACTCATATGATTCACCTTTATCCAATACCGGAACTGATTGTTTTTTTACCGTCCTTTTTATTTTTATATCTTTGCCGTAAGTTTTTAGCACTACTGCACCGTCATAGTCGGTTCTAAAAATCTTAACTCTGTTTTTCTCAAGTACATTCAACACGTACTTTGAAGGATGGCCAAAATTGTTCCTTCCAACACTGATAACAGCTATATCAGGATTTATCCGCTCTAAAAAAGCCTCGGTGGTTGAAGTATCCGACCCGTGATGTGCCACTTTCAGCACATCCGACTTTAAATCAACATTATCCCTTATCAGCATTTCCTCGGCTTCTTTTTCCATATCGGCCGTAAATAGTATTCTTACTTTTTCATAATGTAATTTTACCACTAATGAGTTATTATTTGAAGGCGACTCTTGAATAAAATCTCCCTTCTTGGGCATCAAAACATCAAAATAGGTTTTGTTATCCAGACGGATAAGGTCACCCCTCGAACACATCTGAATTTTTATTTTTTCCTTTCGGGCAATATCACACAATTTTTGCAATCCGCTGTCCAAAGGTACTTCAGGTATTACCAAACATTCTACCTTCAATTTTTTCAAAACCGGTATCAGCCCCTGAATATGGTCATCATGGCCATGGGTTGCAATAACCAAATCAAGTTTGTCGACACCGTAATCCAGCAAAAAAGGAATGACAATATTTTCTCCGATACTTGTGCTGTCAGATGCTGCGCTGCTATAGCCTCCTCCATCTATCAATATGTTTTTTCCCTTACTCGTTTGTATAAAAGTACTGTCCCCCTGTCCCACATCAATAAACACTACCTCAAGCCCTTTTGGAATAAATACCCCGTAAAAAACTGTTCCAAGTATAATCAAAACAGCAGCAATACCGTATTTGAGTTTTAATTTAACTTTATATTCAGGTCTGTACCAGAAAAAATATATTATAACTGCATAGTAACAAATAACCGAAAATATAGAAGGTGTAACAAGGGTTTTAACCGACCAGGGCAATTGCGCAGAAATTTTAGTAACCACAAGAACAAAACTCAACAGGACATTGTTTACATAGCCTATAAGTATGGATAAGACAATATGTATTTGACCCAATAAGGCCATAAGGGATCCTAAAATAGTTATAAATTCCACTATAGGTACAACAAGCAGATTAGAAATAATGGAAACCAAAGATACGGTATTGAAATAAAAAACCGTTATGGGTAAAACCCCTATCTGTGCCGATATTGTGGCAGCAAGCACATCTAAAATAAAGGGCGGAAGGAACTTAAACCCGAGCATTTCTTTTAAATTCTTATAAAACAGCACCAATGAAAGGGTAGCTGCAAAAGACAACTGAAATCCAATATTAAAAAGAATCCCGGGATTGTAAAAAAGTAAAACCAAAGCTGAAAAGGATATGCTTGTAAAAATTTCTGTATCCCTTCTTATTATCTGTCCCACCAAAACCACAACAGCCATAATAACAGCCCTTAATACCGACGGTTCAAAACCGGTAATAAGAACGAACAATATCAATATTATAATTATCAATAGGTTTGCAAGTTTTTGCCGTATTTTAAGCTTTTTGAACACATAAGCTAAGGGTAATATTATGAATGCCACATTGCTTCCTGAAACTGCCATTATATGCGACAAGCCTGAAGCACTGAAAGCTTCCTCAACTTCCTGACTTAGATCCTGTTTGTAACCAATCAGCATTCCGTTCAGCAATCCGGCCTGCTGAGGCGGCAGACTTTTATTTATAACAGTAACTATTCTTTCCCGTAATTTAAGTCCTAATTTCACTAAAAAATTTCCCTTATTTTTCTCACCGACATTAATATTATAATCCATAGCAAAAAGAGTTGCCGAAATACCGCTATGGCTCAGATAACTTCTATAGTTGAACCCTGAAGGATTGGTCCTTTCCTTGGGTATGTTCAAAGTTCCGCTTACAGTTACTTCTCTGCCGTAATCTATAAAACCGTTATCCCCTAAAAGCGTAGTTAGCCGTATCTTTCCCGAAACTTTATCCGACCTTCCCGACTCTTTTAAAAAAACTTCCTCTGCCATTAACTCATATACTATTTTTTCTCCATCTGCGTTCGGTGCAGAATTAATATATCCTTTTACCGTTACCTGCTTTCCGTTATATTCAACAAACCGGTTTGCATTTTGATTATATGTATACAAATAATACACGCCGCCAAAAAAATACAGAATTAAAACGCCGGACAGCAAAAAAACATGTCTTTTATAAAACATGCCAAATGCAATGGCTATAATAGCAAGTACAATAGCGGAATATATTATAAACCAATAGGACCGGGTCAGATTTGCCAGTAAAATCCCAGACATATATGACGCGCAGAAAAGAACAAGTGGTCTATTCATATATTTACCCCTATTCGAAGTAACTTAATAGCCAACTGTTTTGTAAAATTTTTTATGCAGATATTTTAAAATCTCAGGGACAGCTTGTCCCTGAGATTTCTACAAACAAAAACTTAATCCAAAATCCTTCTTGCTGTCATAAAGCAATCATTGTAAAAACCGGTGTTTAGCTCACTTATAACAACTTTTTTTGCTTTACTTCCCGAAGATGCGTGAATGAAACTTCCGTTTCCAATATATATTCCCACATGATTGATATAATTTTTACCGCCGTTTGTATCGAAGAAAACCAAATCTCCTGGCTGTAACTCCGATCTGGATATCTTAGTTCCCTGCTTTGCCTGGTCGGCTGCAACTCTGTTTAACTTAATTCCGAAATGATTAAAAACGTGCCATACAAAACCGGAACAATCAAATCCACTTCTTGTGGTACCTCCGTAAACATATCTGACCCCTAACAATTCCTTTGCATAGGAAACAATCTGTGCTCTTTTGGAACTATTTGATTCCGACGTTTCTCCTCTTGATGCAAGGGTGGATTCGGTTGAAATATATTGACCATATACCCAACCAATTACTCCGTCCTTCATTTTTACATTATACCATTCATCGGATTTTCCCAATATCTCCACTCTATCGCCGTAATACAATTGGGTAATTGCTTCATTGTCGGTTCCCGGACCTTTTCTTATATTAACACCGTCTCCGGTAATCATTCCTTCAAACAATACTGCAACAGCCTCTGCCTTAGTAGCATTTCCCTCTGAATTTTCAGAATTAATTTCTGTGGAAACATCTTGTCCAACATTTGCAGTTTCGTCATTTTTCTCATCTGTAGTTTCTGAAGTTTCCTGTTCTTTTTCATCGCTTAAACTATTGGAATCGTCTGCCGAATTGTTCGCTTTAGCTAAAACTTTGGTATCCTGAGAATTCTTTATAGCATCTACCGGAAATAAATCTTTATGTACCCAACCTGTTGTGCCGTTTATAAGAATTTTATACCAAGATCCGATATTTTCTTCAACTATTGTATTGGAATCTTTAAAAAGATTTTCTATATTGTATGACAAAACCGAATATTCCTGAAAATTAGAATTTTTTTGATCCGTAGTGCTTTTATCGAAGTTAGCATGGGAAAGTGAGAATGTAAAAAAAATCGAAAAATTTAAAACCGCTGAACATAAAATTAATTTACTGCACTTAAACATACTTAACCTCCTACTCTATATCCCTCTTACCTATACGGGCTTACCTGCTATCCACGAGCATACTGTAGGACTTCCTGAAAACAAATGGACAAGACTATTATACCTTTATGAATTTTCTTTGTCAAACCGAAAATTTCCTATAAAGCTTAAACAAAAATATCAATATACTTTTTTGTTTTCATAATATCCTTTGCCGCAAATATCCATATAAAAATATTTCGGATGTTTGCACCCAAACCGTTAGTTGTAAATATTGCCAGGTGTTTAAAGTTCCGTTCAGAAAAAAAATCAAATTTAAAAACTACACTAACTTATACATTATTATGGCATTTGTAGTCTCTCCCTCAAGTTTCATACAATCCTCTATATTTGCATAATCTTTAAAACCTAAGCTTTTCCAAAATTTATATCCCTTTGCATTGCTTTCGGAAACAGCTATATAAAACCTGGAAACATCACTTTTCTTTTTGACAAAATCTATAAGCAAATCGACTGCTTTAGTACCATACCCCTTATTTTGGAAAGCTTTATCAATAATAAGCGTATTTATCCAAACCGATACTTTGGAGCAGTATTTTATT
It includes:
- a CDS encoding DNA internalization-related competence protein ComEC/Rec2 yields the protein MNRPLVLFCASYMSGILLANLTRSYWFIIYSAIVLAIIAIAFGMFYKRHVFLLSGVLILYFFGGVYYLYTYNQNANRFVEYNGKQVTVKGYINSAPNADGEKIVYELMAEEVFLKESGRSDKVSGKIRLTTLLGDNGFIDYGREVTVSGTLNIPKERTNPSGFNYRSYLSHSGISATLFAMDYNINVGEKNKGNFLVKLGLKLRERIVTVINKSLPPQQAGLLNGMLIGYKQDLSQEVEEAFSASGLSHIMAVSGSNVAFIILPLAYVFKKLKIRQKLANLLIIIILILFVLITGFEPSVLRAVIMAVVVLVGQIIRRDTEIFTSISFSALVLLFYNPGILFNIGFQLSFAATLSLVLFYKNLKEMLGFKFLPPFILDVLAATISAQIGVLPITVFYFNTVSLVSIISNLLVVPIVEFITILGSLMALLGQIHIVLSILIGYVNNVLLSFVLVVTKISAQLPWSVKTLVTPSIFSVICYYAVIIYFFWYRPEYKVKLKLKYGIAAVLIILGTVFYGVFIPKGLEVVFIDVGQGDSTFIQTSKGKNILIDGGGYSSAASDSTSIGENIVIPFLLDYGVDKLDLVIATHGHDDHIQGLIPVLKKLKVECLVIPEVPLDSGLQKLCDIARKEKIKIQMCSRGDLIRLDNKTYFDVLMPKKGDFIQESPSNNNSLVVKLHYEKVRILFTADMEKEAEEMLIRDNVDLKSDVLKVAHHGSDTSTTEAFLERINPDIAVISVGRNNFGHPSKYVLNVLEKNRVKIFRTDYDGAVVLKTYGKDIKIKRTVKKQSVPVLDKGESYEY
- a CDS encoding SH3 domain-containing C40 family peptidase yields the protein MFKCSKLILCSAVLNFSIFFTFSLSHANFDKSTTDQKNSNFQEYSVLSYNIENLFKDSNTIVEENIGSWYKILINGTTGWVHKDLFPVDAIKNSQDTKVLAKANNSADDSNSLSDEKEQETSETTDEKNDETANVGQDVSTEINSENSEGNATKAEAVAVLFEGMITGDGVNIRKGPGTDNEAITQLYYGDRVEILGKSDEWYNVKMKDGVIGWVYGQYISTESTLASRGETSESNSSKRAQIVSYAKELLGVRYVYGGTTRSGFDCSGFVWHVFNHFGIKLNRVAADQAKQGTKISRSELQPGDLVFFDTNGGKNYINHVGIYIGNGSFIHASSGSKAKKVVISELNTGFYNDCFMTARRILD
- a CDS encoding GNAT family N-acetyltransferase, coding for MYIVNAKAKDIYLENITPLNLKYIFEWYNDEDFKYATGIEKDITFQQLTRNFIEMQRSGEHFLLGIFISSTGEMIGFLKGQIKYCSKVSVWINTLIIDKAFQNKGYGTKAVDLLIDFVKKKSDVSRFYIAVSESNAKGYKFWKSLGFKDYANIEDCMKLEGETTNAIIMYKLV